The segment GCTCACCCAGGACGGGCAGGCTCCCGGCACGCCCGGCTACACGGCTCCGGAGGTGCTGCTGAAGGGTGAGACGGGGGCGGCGGCCGATGTGTTCGCGCTCGGCGCGACGCTGGCGTACGCGGCCACGGGGCGTCCGCCGTTCGGCACCGGGGTGGCGTCGACGGTGGGTTACCGGGCGGTGCACGAGCCGGTCGACGTGCTCGGGGTGGAGCCGGGGCTGGCGGCTCTGATCGAGGCCTGCGTGGCCAAGGACCCCGCCGCGCGCCCGAGTCCGGCGGAGGTGATCCGGCTGTGCGGGGTGCGCGACGCGCTGGTGGACGACCCGGTGTACACGGCGCTGGGGGCGCTCGGGGAACCGGTGCCGCTGCACGAGATGCGCACGCAGGGGCCGGGCTACCCGTACGTCCCGACCCAGGCCGGCTCAGCCGCCGCGGGGCCCGTCCGCCCGGCGAGCCGCCGCACGGCTTGGGCGGTCGCGGCTGTGGCCGTGACCGCAGCACTCGCGCTGGCGGCCTGGCAGCTGCTTCCGCTCGACGGTGGCGGTGGACGGGACGAGCAGGCGCGGGGTGGGGGCAGGACGCCCTCGCAGAGCCCGGCGGCTCCCGGGCAGGGGCCGGCGGGGGCCCCGCAGCCTTCGGCGTCCTCTGGCGGCAGCGGCACGGCAACGCCCGTTGCTTCCACGGGCGGAGCCAGGCCCCCGGCACCGTACATCGAGAACAACCAGATCTCGCACTACTTCTGGAAGCCGTCGGCTGATCCGGAGATGGCCGCCCATGGCGTTGGGCAGTGCAACCAGCCCGCCGAGCAGAAGCCGCCGGGCGCGGACTTCCAGACCACCGCCAAAGTCTCGGGGAACTCCACGACCATCGAGATGCGGATCAAGTACGCGGAGATGAAGCCGACCAAGCCCGATCCGTATTACGTGTCGGTGGCTGTCAGGTCCCCGCACGATCTGGACTTGGAGACGGGCAAGCCCTTCAAAATGGACAACAAGAGCGTCGGGTTCACGAGCAAGCCGATCGACATCTACGGCAAGTGGCCCTCGGGCGAGTT is part of the Streptomyces katrae genome and harbors:
- a CDS encoding serine/threonine-protein kinase; this encodes MEPLRDTDPAYIGTHALLARLGAGGMGQVYLGRSPGGRLVAVKVVREEITGHPEALARFRREAQTVRAVRSAYTANLIDASLESAPFWLATEYVAGPTLGNAIGARGALPPQTCRRLGAALAEGLASVHAYGVTHRDLKPQNVILGAQGPQLIDFGIARGVGATELTQDGQAPGTPGYTAPEVLLKGETGAAADVFALGATLAYAATGRPPFGTGVASTVGYRAVHEPVDVLGVEPGLAALIEACVAKDPAARPSPAEVIRLCGVRDALVDDPVYTALGALGEPVPLHEMRTQGPGYPYVPTQAGSAAAGPVRPASRRTAWAVAAVAVTAALALAAWQLLPLDGGGGRDEQARGGGRTPSQSPAAPGQGPAGAPQPSASSGGSGTATPVASTGGARPPAPYIENNQISHYFWKPSADPEMAAHGVGQCNQPAEQKPPGADFQTTAKVSGNSTTIEMRIKYAEMKPTKPDPYYVSVAVRSPHDLDLETGKPFKMDNKSVGFTSKPIDIYGKWPSGEFLSLKYPDDFADHTAGKTYPAVPATNDPGDWTLVFYHVEDDPTKYTSIGCSGFRVG